From Corvus cornix cornix isolate S_Up_H32 chromosome 1A, ASM73873v5, whole genome shotgun sequence, a single genomic window includes:
- the LRRC17 gene encoding leucine-rich repeat-containing protein 17 isoform X2, with protein MQVVTIILLLLLCNTSDCRKTRNRSLRNNERENILRRASSTVKRNARGLTCDIYTYLHEKYLDCQERKLVFVAPDWPEDTKHMLLARNRIRKLKNNMFSKYKVLKTLDLQQNDISKIESEAFYGLDKLTTLLLQHNQIKILSEEIFIYTPSLNYLRLYDNPWHCSCELETLVTMLQVPTNRNLGNYAKCVHPIELKNQKLKQIKADQLCSEEDRQDPKNIKREKPEPVKPEFDSSLCHMYVFPMPTLNCKRKDLKKVPGNIPPDIAKLDLSNNKIRQLRAKEFEDVSELKILNLNSNGIAYIDPGLNNLEELDLSNNSLQNFEYGVLEDLYFLKILWLRENPWRCDYNIHYLFYWLKHHYNVHYNGLECKMPEEYKGWSVGKYVRSYYEECPKDKLPIYPETFDLDKDDEEWERHKEQTVQTVKKHGVIVTVIG; from the exons ATGCAAGTAGTTACTATTATATTACTACTTCTTCTTTGTAATACATCTGACTGTAGGAAGACAAGGAATAGGAGTTTGAGAAAcaatgaaagggaaaacatcTTAAGGAGAGCATCTAGCACTGTTAAGCGCAATGCCCGAGGCCTAACATGTGATATTTACACTTACCTTCATGAGAAATACCTAGAttgtcaggaaagaaaattggtTTTTGTGGCACCTGATTGGCCAGAGGATACAAAACatatgctgctagcaagaaaCAGGATTCGTAAATTGAAGAATAATATGTTCTCCAAGTACAAAGTATTGAAAACGCTGGATTTACAACAGAATGACATATCAAAAATTGAGAGCGAGGCTTTTTATGGTTTGGATAAACTTACCACACTCTTACTTCAGCATAACCAAATTAAGATTTTATCTGAggagatttttatttatacGCCCAGTTTAAACTACCTACGTCTTTATGATAATCCCTGGCATTGCAGCTGTGAACTAGAAACCCTTGTTACAATGCTACAGGTTCCAACAAACAGGAATTTGGGAAATTATGCCAAATGTGTGCACCCAATagaactgaaaaatcaaaagctAAAGCAGATAAAAGCTGATCAGCTATGTAGTGAAGAGGACAGGCAGGACCCCAAAAACATAAAACGGGAGAAGCCTGAACCTGTCAAACCAGAATTTGATTCCTCTTTGTGCCACATGTATGTGTTTCCCATGCCAACTCtgaactgcaaaagaaaag atTTAAAGAAAGTTCCAGGTAACATACCTCCAGATATAGCTAAACTTGATTTGTCCAACAACAAAATTAGACAGCTACGAGCCAAGGAGTTTGAAGATGTCAGTGAACTGAAGATATTAAATCTAAACAGTAATGGAATAGCATACATTGATCCTG GCCTCAATAACTTAGAGGAGCTGGATCTATCAAACAACAGCTTGCAGAATTTTGAATATGGAGTACTGGAAGATCTTtactttctgaaaatactgtggCTGAGAGAGAATCCTTGGAGATGTGACTACAACATTCATTATCTTTTCTACTGGCTGAAGCATCACTACAACGTTCACTACAATGGCCTAGAATGCAAAATGCCTGAGGAATACAAAGGATGGTCTGTTGGAAAATATGTTCGAAGCTATTATGAGGAATGCCCAAAAGACAAGCTTCCCATTTATCCAGAAACTTTTGATCTGGACAAAGATGATGAGGAATGGGAAAGACACAAAGAGCAAACGGTTCAAACAGTAAAGAAGCATGGTGTAATTGTCACTGTGATAGGTTAA
- the LRRC17 gene encoding leucine-rich repeat-containing protein 17 isoform X1, with amino-acid sequence MQVVTIILLLLLCNTSDCRKTRNRSLRNNERENILRRASSTVKRNARGLTCDIYTYLHEKYLDCQERKLVFVAPDWPEDTKHMLLARNRIRKLKNNMFSKYKVLKTLDLQQNDISKIESEAFYGLDKLTTLLLQHNQIKILSEEIFIYTPSLNYLRLYDNPWHCSCELETLVTMLQVPTNRNLGNYAKCVHPIELKNQKLKQIKADQLCSEEDRQDPKNIKREKPEPVKPEFDSSLCHMYVFPMPTLNCKRKDLKKVPGNIPPDIAKLDLSNNKIRQLRAKEFEDVSELKILNLNSNGIAYIDPAAFSGLNNLEELDLSNNSLQNFEYGVLEDLYFLKILWLRENPWRCDYNIHYLFYWLKHHYNVHYNGLECKMPEEYKGWSVGKYVRSYYEECPKDKLPIYPETFDLDKDDEEWERHKEQTVQTVKKHGVIVTVIG; translated from the exons ATGCAAGTAGTTACTATTATATTACTACTTCTTCTTTGTAATACATCTGACTGTAGGAAGACAAGGAATAGGAGTTTGAGAAAcaatgaaagggaaaacatcTTAAGGAGAGCATCTAGCACTGTTAAGCGCAATGCCCGAGGCCTAACATGTGATATTTACACTTACCTTCATGAGAAATACCTAGAttgtcaggaaagaaaattggtTTTTGTGGCACCTGATTGGCCAGAGGATACAAAACatatgctgctagcaagaaaCAGGATTCGTAAATTGAAGAATAATATGTTCTCCAAGTACAAAGTATTGAAAACGCTGGATTTACAACAGAATGACATATCAAAAATTGAGAGCGAGGCTTTTTATGGTTTGGATAAACTTACCACACTCTTACTTCAGCATAACCAAATTAAGATTTTATCTGAggagatttttatttatacGCCCAGTTTAAACTACCTACGTCTTTATGATAATCCCTGGCATTGCAGCTGTGAACTAGAAACCCTTGTTACAATGCTACAGGTTCCAACAAACAGGAATTTGGGAAATTATGCCAAATGTGTGCACCCAATagaactgaaaaatcaaaagctAAAGCAGATAAAAGCTGATCAGCTATGTAGTGAAGAGGACAGGCAGGACCCCAAAAACATAAAACGGGAGAAGCCTGAACCTGTCAAACCAGAATTTGATTCCTCTTTGTGCCACATGTATGTGTTTCCCATGCCAACTCtgaactgcaaaagaaaag atTTAAAGAAAGTTCCAGGTAACATACCTCCAGATATAGCTAAACTTGATTTGTCCAACAACAAAATTAGACAGCTACGAGCCAAGGAGTTTGAAGATGTCAGTGAACTGAAGATATTAAATCTAAACAGTAATGGAATAGCATACATTGATCCTG CTGCTTTTTCAGGCCTCAATAACTTAGAGGAGCTGGATCTATCAAACAACAGCTTGCAGAATTTTGAATATGGAGTACTGGAAGATCTTtactttctgaaaatactgtggCTGAGAGAGAATCCTTGGAGATGTGACTACAACATTCATTATCTTTTCTACTGGCTGAAGCATCACTACAACGTTCACTACAATGGCCTAGAATGCAAAATGCCTGAGGAATACAAAGGATGGTCTGTTGGAAAATATGTTCGAAGCTATTATGAGGAATGCCCAAAAGACAAGCTTCCCATTTATCCAGAAACTTTTGATCTGGACAAAGATGATGAGGAATGGGAAAGACACAAAGAGCAAACGGTTCAAACAGTAAAGAAGCATGGTGTAATTGTCACTGTGATAGGTTAA